CTCTCGCGTGATCCGATTCTCCCGAAGAGTACTTTGTAGCTACTCTACGGCGTAGTCGATCCTCGATGCGCGAGGGGAAATAAGGGCTTCAATGGGGCCCATTTCACTCTCTCAGTGGAATGAGCGAGGCATTGCTCGGTGGGATGATGCGGAACACGCCCGACATGGATTGAACCATCGCCTGATGTATCTGCGACAGGTGCGGAGATCCTTTCAATTCACCACTTAGTAAGTAGTCTTAAAATCGTACGATATCCTCTCGAAGCTGTCACTTGAGGGGTTATGTGAAGGGTTCTTCGACATGGCAATGCTTCACTCAAGACAGTTGGCATTGCTCCAAGTATACTGCGACTGATCCATCACTGATACGATCTTCCATTAACATGCTTCGGCCACATGAATAGTCAGCCCAGCCTGACCATGCAAGGCCTTGCCGGAAGCAGGAAGTAGTTTCATCATTCACCCACGCTCCATATCCATCACACTGCATGTTTAGCCTGCCATCCAATATCCTTTCACATCGTCCCATACTCATTGCCACAGCTTACTTTGAATCTCTCCATTTAGTCTCTGGTCCCACTTGACGTAGAACAACCAACCTTTAGAAACATCGCGTTGTACGAAGTACTACACGCATGCTTCGTCCTCCGTCTTCTAAGGCGTCTTTTACCATCGCCCGTCTATCTTTTCTGTATCTTCAATTTAGCTAGCTCAGTGTCAATGTCTGCGTAGTAGAGTGTTCTAGGCCATTCAAAAATCCAGGAATCGGCAAATGCCGTTGGACATCCGATGTAGAAGTGATCATGTACGTGGGAGGATGCTCCTCCCTTTGGCTCTCCAGCTGGAGGTCACCTGCTtttcccctctttctccttcccccgtcgtcttccactcctcctcttcccttttctttccgcttccctcttctttccctcttcttctgcttttaTCCCATCTGAATCTCAATCTTCAGCCGTCCGTATCCAACTGACTGGTAAGCTCAACCTTGTTCCTGCATTTCCCGCATCGACCACCCTCCTTTCCCACCTATGTAGTCATTCCCCTTCATACCCATATCCGGGGGTGTGTCATCTATTGTCAACTGTCATCTGTGTTTACCATTCCCTGTGTCTTTCTTCCTGTGTAGTAATTTCAGGGGCGAGATAAGGTTCTAATATCTTCCCTGGGACCTAGATCTCTATTTAACCAACCTCACATTTTATCCTATATCGCAGCCATGTCTGTTGCCGAGCACCCCGAGCTCACCAAGGTCGATTCCGCCGTTGCTGGCTTGACGATATCACCTAAGGACGAGAAGGCACCTGATAATGCCGACAAGAAGTCTCACAGGCGTACCTCATCTCAGGCCGAAGGCATCTACAACATCAAGGAACTAGGTAACTTTCTCATGAACCTCATTAACTAACACTTAGCTTGCTAAAATATGCCTGCCACGTAGAGGAGAAAGGAATTGAAATCACTCTGCCTATTGAAACACAGAAGACTGGATGGTACGCTTTCAGCTCCCTATTTGTTCTATCCTATTAACTCTTCACAGGAAGCTAAAcacttcaccatcaacagtCGAGGACCGAGACATCCTCAAACTTCATCTCGTAAATCCGCcggtgaagaagattgaCCTCCATTTCCCCTTGGGGTTAGAGGTAACGGCCCGTAACATGAAGGGTGTCACAATCAAGGATGCGCTGGACGCAATTTACAAGCAATTCAAGAAGAAGGTACCTATACTcaatctattctatattgGTAATTTGATCCTAACATACTTTACTCATaggctgatgatgagctggaCAAACCCTACCTTGCTGGCTTCGAATGGGACAAGGAAGAGTGCTGGACACGTCTCGTTGTTCACCAGACCAAGCAGGGTCCACCCCCAGTCACACCAGGCAAGAAGTCaaagaagaagtcaaaggaGGAAGCATAGGGTGGCTGTACATTTGCCAC
This region of Aspergillus puulaauensis MK2 DNA, chromosome 5, nearly complete sequence genomic DNA includes:
- a CDS encoding uncharacterized protein (COG:S;~EggNog:ENOG410PNFK), which produces MSVAEHPELTKVDSAVAGLTISPKDEKAPDNADKKSHRRTSSQAEGIYNIKELEEKGIEITLPIETQKTGWKLNTSPSTVEDRDILKLHLVNPPVKKIDLHFPLGLEVTARNMKGVTIKDALDAIYKQFKKKADDELDKPYLAGFEWDKEECWTRLVVHQTKQGPPPVTPGKKSKKKSKEEA